A single window of Streptomyces sp. NBC_00464 DNA harbors:
- a CDS encoding ABC transporter permease → MGRYVIRRLLQMIPVFFGTTLLIFLMVNVMGDPIAGLCGDRQCDPATAAQLRSEFGLDKPVWQQYLTYMGNVFTGDFGTAFNGQKVTELMATAFPITIRLTLVAIFFEIVIGISLGVVTGLRRGRPIDTTVLILTLVVISIPTFVTGLLLQLLLGVEWGVIKPSVSSEAPLNELIIPGLVVASVSLAYVTRLTRTSIAENARADYVRTATAKGLPRRRVVVRHLLRNSLIPVVTFIGTDVGALMGGAIVTERIFNIHGVGYQLYQGILRQNSQTVVGFVTVLVLVFLAANLIVDLLYAVLDPRIRYA, encoded by the coding sequence ATGGGACGTTATGTGATCCGGCGGCTGCTGCAGATGATCCCGGTCTTCTTCGGCACCACGCTGTTGATCTTCCTCATGGTGAACGTGATGGGCGACCCCATCGCGGGTCTCTGCGGCGACCGCCAGTGCGACCCGGCGACCGCCGCCCAACTCCGTTCGGAATTCGGCCTCGACAAGCCGGTCTGGCAGCAATACCTGACCTATATGGGCAACGTCTTCACCGGCGACTTCGGCACCGCGTTCAACGGGCAGAAGGTCACCGAGCTGATGGCCACGGCGTTCCCCATCACCATCCGCCTGACCCTCGTGGCGATCTTCTTCGAGATCGTCATCGGCATCAGCCTCGGCGTCGTGACCGGCCTGCGCCGCGGCCGCCCCATCGACACCACCGTGCTGATCCTGACCCTGGTCGTCATCTCCATCCCGACCTTCGTCACCGGTCTGCTGCTCCAGCTCCTGCTCGGCGTGGAGTGGGGCGTCATCAAACCGTCCGTCTCCAGCGAGGCCCCGCTCAACGAACTGATCATCCCCGGGCTCGTGGTCGCCTCCGTCTCGCTGGCCTACGTCACCCGGCTCACCCGGACCTCGATCGCCGAGAACGCCCGCGCCGACTACGTCCGTACCGCGACCGCCAAGGGCCTGCCCAGGCGCCGCGTGGTCGTCCGTCACCTGCTGCGCAACTCGCTGATCCCCGTCGTCACCTTCATCGGTACGGACGTGGGCGCCCTGATGGGCGGGGCGATCGTCACGGAGCGGATCTTCAACATCCACGGCGTCGGCTACCAGCTCTACCAGGGCATCCTGCGCCAGAACTCGCAGACCGTCGTCGGGTTCGTCACCGTCCTGGTCCTCGTCTTCCTGGCGGCGAACCTGATCGTCGACCTGCTGTACGCCGTACTCGACCCGAGGATCCGCTATGCCTGA
- a CDS encoding peptide ABC transporter substrate-binding protein, with protein MRGATQVKWAACAVAVALAATACGGGDSGGGGGGADGIVSSSWGDPQNPLEPANTNEVQGGKVLDMIFRGLKKYDPKTGEATNMLAEKIETKDNQNFTITVKDGWTFSNGEKITAKSFVDAWNYGALLKNNQKNAYFFGYIDGYDKVHPETGTASATTLSGLKQVNDMTFSVKLTQKFSLWPDTLGYPAFAPLPKAFFTDHAAWVSKPIGNGPYTIDKYTKGSSMDLRKWDDYPGDDKAQNGGIDLKVYTDNNTAYTDLTAGNLDLVDDVPASQLKNVKSDLGDRYINTPAGIIQTLAFPFYDPQWNTAGAIKVRQGLSMAINREQITNQIFQKTRTPASDWTSPVLGEDGGFKKGLCGKECTYNAAEAKKMIQDGGGIPGGQLKISYNADTGSHKEWVDAVCNSINKVMGNNKACVGAPVGTFADFRSQVSQQKLHGAWRAGWQMDYPLIQNFLQPVYYSNASSNDGKWNNKQFDSLVNKANAESDKAKAVSTFQDAEKVMVQQMPVIPLWYQNGSAGYSENVTNVSLNQFSVPVYEQIKVK; from the coding sequence ATGCGCGGAGCCACACAGGTCAAGTGGGCCGCATGCGCGGTGGCCGTCGCCCTGGCGGCGACGGCCTGCGGCGGAGGGGACAGTGGCGGTGGTGGCGGTGGCGCCGATGGGATCGTGAGCTCCTCCTGGGGTGACCCGCAGAACCCGCTGGAGCCCGCCAACACCAACGAGGTGCAGGGCGGCAAGGTCCTCGACATGATCTTCCGCGGACTCAAGAAGTACGACCCGAAGACCGGCGAGGCGACGAACATGCTCGCCGAGAAGATCGAGACCAAGGACAACCAGAACTTCACGATCACGGTGAAGGACGGCTGGACCTTCAGCAACGGCGAGAAGATCACCGCCAAGTCGTTCGTGGACGCCTGGAACTACGGCGCCCTGTTGAAGAACAACCAGAAGAACGCCTATTTCTTCGGATACATCGACGGTTACGACAAGGTCCACCCCGAGACCGGCACGGCGAGCGCCACCACGCTCTCCGGCCTCAAGCAGGTCAACGACATGACCTTCTCGGTCAAGCTGACGCAGAAGTTCTCGCTGTGGCCCGACACCCTCGGCTACCCCGCCTTCGCGCCGCTTCCCAAGGCCTTCTTCACCGACCACGCCGCCTGGGTGTCCAAGCCGATCGGCAACGGCCCGTACACCATCGACAAGTACACCAAGGGCTCGTCGATGGACCTGCGCAAGTGGGACGACTACCCCGGTGACGACAAGGCGCAGAACGGCGGTATCGACCTCAAGGTCTACACCGACAACAACACCGCCTACACCGACCTGACGGCCGGCAACCTCGACCTCGTCGACGACGTGCCCGCGTCCCAGCTCAAGAACGTCAAGTCGGACCTCGGCGACCGCTACATCAACACGCCGGCCGGCATCATCCAGACCCTCGCGTTCCCCTTCTACGACCCGCAGTGGAACACCGCCGGCGCGATCAAGGTCCGGCAGGGCCTGTCCATGGCGATCAACCGCGAGCAGATCACCAACCAGATCTTCCAGAAGACCCGCACCCCCGCCTCCGACTGGACCTCCCCGGTCCTCGGTGAGGACGGCGGCTTCAAGAAGGGACTCTGCGGCAAGGAGTGCACGTACAACGCCGCCGAGGCCAAGAAGATGATCCAGGACGGCGGCGGCATCCCCGGCGGTCAGCTCAAGATCTCGTACAACGCGGACACCGGCTCCCACAAGGAGTGGGTCGACGCCGTCTGCAACAGCATCAACAAGGTCATGGGCAACAACAAGGCGTGCGTGGGCGCCCCGGTCGGCACCTTCGCCGACTTCCGCAGCCAGGTCTCCCAGCAGAAGCTGCACGGCGCCTGGCGTGCCGGCTGGCAGATGGACTACCCGCTGATCCAGAACTTCCTGCAGCCCGTCTACTACTCCAACGCCTCGTCCAACGACGGCAAGTGGAACAACAAGCAGTTCGACTCCCTCGTCAACAAGGCGAACGCCGAGTCGGACAAGGCCAAGGCCGTCTCCACCTTCCAGGACGCGGAGAAGGTCATGGTCCAGCAGATGCCCGTCATCCCGCTCTGGTACCAGAACGGCAGCGCCGGCTACTCGGAGAACGTCACCAACGTCTCGCTGAACCAGTTCAGCGTCCCGGTGTACGAGCAGATCAAGGTCAAGTAG
- a CDS encoding ABC transporter permease, with amino-acid sequence MTIPTSNAAATLETADPLTPAVPDPAAPKGGDGRSPGKLAWRRFKRDRTGVISAYVVIFFFVVAIAAPLIAKLYGKDPYTTYGQNDTSLLDDFGSPVLPNGGISGDFWFGIEPGLGRDVFTFLLYGMRNSLLIAAATTLLITVIGIAVGVTAGYLGGKTDYLVGRVIDILLAFPSTLFFIAFWPVLISILVDPEENTPVWLTVVTLISVMTAFGWASIARLLRGEVLALREREFIEAARVTGASPARIIFKELLPNLWTPILIQATLALPAYVTAEAGLAFLGVGLTSPTPDWGVMIQRGSDVYQSDITFMLFPGVTMVIFVIAFNLLGDSVRDALDPKTKR; translated from the coding sequence ATGACGATTCCAACCTCGAACGCAGCAGCCACCCTTGAGACTGCGGATCCGCTGACACCGGCGGTGCCGGATCCTGCGGCACCCAAGGGAGGTGACGGCCGGTCACCGGGAAAGCTGGCCTGGCGTCGCTTCAAGCGTGACCGCACAGGCGTCATTTCGGCCTATGTAGTCATTTTCTTCTTCGTGGTGGCGATCGCCGCCCCACTGATCGCGAAGCTGTACGGGAAGGATCCGTACACGACGTACGGCCAGAACGACACCAGTCTGCTGGACGACTTCGGCTCACCGGTTCTTCCCAATGGCGGAATCAGCGGCGACTTCTGGTTCGGCATCGAGCCCGGTCTCGGCCGGGACGTCTTCACCTTCCTCCTCTACGGCATGCGCAACTCCCTGCTCATCGCTGCGGCCACCACGCTGCTGATCACCGTGATCGGCATCGCCGTCGGTGTCACGGCGGGCTACCTCGGGGGAAAGACGGACTACCTGGTGGGCCGGGTCATCGACATCCTGCTGGCCTTCCCCTCCACGCTCTTCTTCATCGCCTTCTGGCCCGTGCTGATCTCGATCCTGGTCGACCCGGAGGAGAACACGCCGGTCTGGCTGACCGTCGTCACCCTCATCTCGGTCATGACCGCTTTTGGCTGGGCGTCCATCGCCCGCCTGCTGCGCGGCGAGGTACTGGCCCTGCGCGAGCGCGAGTTCATCGAGGCCGCCAGGGTCACCGGCGCGTCCCCGGCGCGGATCATCTTCAAGGAACTGCTGCCCAACCTCTGGACGCCGATCCTCATCCAGGCCACGCTCGCTCTGCCCGCGTACGTCACGGCAGAGGCAGGCCTCGCCTTCCTGGGCGTCGGTCTGACCTCGCCGACCCCGGACTGGGGCGTGATGATCCAGCGCGGTTCGGACGTCTACCAGAGCGACATCACGTTCATGCTCTTCCCCGGCGTGACGATGGTGATCTTCGTGATCGCCTTCAACCTCCTCGGCGACTCGGTGCGTGACGCACTCGACCCGAAGACCAAGCGCTGA
- a CDS encoding ABC transporter substrate-binding protein: MSLSRRNFVIATSVAAGGSMVLSACSSGSSNTGKGASKGHGGADKYTGAVVVGTKEDSTGPAPEIAGAKKGGTIRGISPDDFSHLDPQRIYYSWNSQIGNLLIRGLTGYKIAADGSMKLVGDLATDAGTMSDAGKTWAFTLKDGLKWEDGKELTVEDVRHGIERGFASFTTEGAGYAQQALTGSADFRSKYKGPFSGKHLESVVTDAAAKTITFKLVESRPDFNFTLAMTSYGAVPVKGDSKDKYDKDPVSAGPYRIKAHSIDKSMTLVRNEHWDPNTDSIRNAYPDSFAFEFGPESLQAADRMIADSGDDQYAFMAYSGVPAERIQKVLTDPELKKRTFNGLLTGIYYYAINTKRITDLKVRQALIHAWPLEQIRKIYGGPSAGDYATSILSPDIMGYAKDDVYGKLKKPQGDPEKAKQLLKEAGKEGQKIVYAFPQSNVYDKTKVVIENALKAAGFDPVIKQLDSSSYYDQIQQIDNKFDVMWFGWSPDWPTGYTLVQPLFDGGTIANGANNISQLNVDWVNAAIKKNVVIADPAEAGKQWAALDKRIMTEEAPIIPETFQRRFYLHGSKVGGAMFDPQYSSAVIYKLFVKA; this comes from the coding sequence ATGTCTCTCTCCCGCAGAAACTTCGTCATCGCCACGTCGGTCGCGGCCGGCGGCTCGATGGTGCTCTCGGCCTGCAGCAGCGGCAGCTCGAACACCGGCAAGGGCGCGAGCAAGGGCCACGGCGGCGCCGACAAGTACACCGGCGCGGTGGTCGTCGGCACCAAGGAGGACTCGACGGGCCCGGCTCCCGAGATCGCGGGCGCGAAGAAGGGCGGGACGATCCGCGGCATATCGCCGGACGACTTCTCCCACCTCGACCCGCAGCGCATCTACTACTCGTGGAACTCGCAGATCGGGAATCTCCTCATCCGCGGCCTGACCGGCTACAAGATCGCCGCGGACGGCTCGATGAAGCTCGTCGGCGACCTCGCCACCGACGCGGGCACCATGAGCGACGCGGGCAAGACCTGGGCGTTCACGCTCAAGGACGGCCTCAAGTGGGAGGACGGCAAGGAACTCACCGTCGAGGACGTGCGCCACGGCATCGAGCGGGGCTTCGCCAGCTTCACCACCGAGGGTGCCGGCTACGCCCAGCAGGCACTGACCGGCTCGGCTGATTTCCGGTCCAAGTACAAGGGACCGTTCAGCGGCAAGCACCTTGAGTCCGTCGTGACGGACGCCGCCGCGAAGACCATCACCTTCAAGCTCGTCGAGTCCCGCCCGGACTTCAACTTCACCCTGGCGATGACGTCCTACGGTGCCGTCCCGGTCAAGGGCGACAGCAAGGACAAGTACGACAAGGACCCGGTCTCGGCCGGCCCGTACCGCATCAAGGCGCACTCCATCGACAAGTCGATGACGCTGGTGCGCAACGAGCACTGGGACCCGAACACGGACTCGATCCGTAACGCCTACCCGGACAGCTTCGCCTTCGAGTTCGGGCCGGAGTCGCTCCAGGCCGCCGACCGCATGATCGCCGACTCCGGCGACGACCAGTACGCCTTCATGGCGTACAGCGGCGTCCCTGCCGAGCGAATCCAGAAGGTCCTCACCGACCCCGAGCTGAAGAAGCGCACCTTCAACGGCCTGCTCACCGGCATCTACTACTACGCCATCAACACCAAGCGCATCACCGACCTGAAGGTGCGCCAGGCGCTCATCCACGCGTGGCCGCTGGAGCAGATCCGCAAGATCTACGGTGGCCCGTCGGCCGGTGACTACGCCACGTCCATCCTGAGCCCCGACATCATGGGCTACGCCAAGGACGACGTCTACGGCAAGCTGAAGAAGCCGCAGGGTGACCCGGAGAAGGCGAAGCAGCTGCTGAAGGAAGCGGGCAAGGAGGGCCAGAAGATCGTCTACGCCTTCCCGCAGAGCAACGTCTACGACAAGACCAAGGTCGTCATCGAGAACGCCCTCAAGGCGGCCGGCTTCGACCCGGTCATCAAGCAGCTGGACTCCTCCAGCTACTACGACCAGATCCAGCAGATCGACAACAAGTTCGACGTGATGTGGTTCGGCTGGTCCCCGGACTGGCCGACCGGCTACACCCTGGTGCAGCCGCTGTTCGACGGCGGCACCATCGCCAACGGCGCCAACAACATCTCGCAGCTGAACGTCGACTGGGTCAACGCCGCGATCAAGAAGAACGTCGTCATCGCCGACCCGGCCGAGGCCGGCAAGCAGTGGGCCGCGCTCGACAAGCGGATCATGACGGAGGAGGCGCCGATCATCCCCGAGACGTTCCAGCGCCGCTTCTACCTGCACGGCTCGAAGGTCGGCGGGGCGATGTTCGACCCGCAGTACTCCTCGGCCGTGATCTACAAGCTGTTCGTGAAGGCCTGA
- a CDS encoding ABC transporter permease, with the protein MFRFLIRRAIGALVILLIISAITFVLFYVAPRDPARVACGKVCTPETLALVKRNLGIADPLPVQYWHWLQGVFVGRDYTSFGHCPAPCLGYSFHNREPVLGTILDRFPTTLSLSVGSAIVFVIFGVGTGMLAAVKQGKLLDKLASSASLIGSSMQIYIVGVVAMYYLTDQWHILSRPKDVPFTEDPVAWFNGLLLPWLVLALIFTANYTRMARSQLVETLSEDYVRTARAKGLSRRTVFFRFAWRGAMGPIVTIFGLDIGVLLGGAIITEKVFGLHGIGALSIKAVNDNDLPLILGVVLVAAAAIVVFNIIVDAVYALIDPRVRLA; encoded by the coding sequence ATGTTCCGCTTCCTCATCCGCCGGGCAATCGGCGCACTGGTCATCCTGCTGATCATCAGTGCCATCACCTTCGTCCTCTTCTATGTCGCGCCTCGCGACCCCGCTCGTGTGGCCTGCGGCAAGGTGTGCACGCCGGAAACGCTGGCGCTGGTCAAGCGCAACCTCGGCATCGCCGACCCGCTCCCCGTGCAGTACTGGCACTGGCTCCAGGGCGTGTTCGTCGGACGCGACTACACCTCGTTCGGACACTGCCCCGCGCCATGTCTTGGCTATTCGTTCCACAACCGTGAGCCGGTCCTCGGCACCATCCTGGACCGCTTCCCGACGACGCTCTCCCTCTCCGTCGGCAGCGCGATCGTCTTCGTGATCTTCGGTGTGGGCACCGGCATGCTGGCGGCGGTGAAGCAGGGCAAGCTGCTGGACAAGCTCGCGTCCTCGGCATCGCTGATCGGTTCCTCGATGCAGATCTACATCGTCGGCGTCGTCGCCATGTACTACCTGACGGACCAGTGGCACATCCTGAGCCGCCCCAAGGACGTCCCCTTCACCGAGGATCCGGTCGCCTGGTTCAACGGGCTGCTGCTGCCCTGGCTGGTACTGGCGCTGATCTTCACCGCCAACTACACGCGTATGGCCCGCTCCCAGCTCGTCGAGACACTGAGCGAGGACTATGTGCGCACCGCCCGCGCCAAGGGCCTGTCCCGGCGCACGGTGTTCTTCCGGTTCGCGTGGCGCGGTGCGATGGGCCCCATCGTCACCATCTTCGGTCTCGACATCGGCGTGCTGCTCGGTGGCGCGATCATCACGGAGAAGGTCTTCGGCCTGCACGGCATCGGCGCCCTCTCGATCAAGGCCGTCAACGACAACGACCTTCCGCTGATCCTCGGTGTCGTCCTGGTCGCGGCGGCAGCGATCGTCGTCTTCAACATCATCGTCGACGCGGTCTACGCCCTCATCGACCCACGCGTCCGCCTCGCCTAG
- a CDS encoding ABC transporter ATP-binding protein → MVKAVDGLSFDVERGKTLGIVGESGSGKSVTNLAILGLHHPEHTEIEGEILLDGQDLLAASERELEQLRGNKMAMVFQDALASLSPYHTVGKQIGETYRKHTGASKRESRARAVEMLTKVGIPQPDLRVDDYPHQFSGGMRQRAMIAMALVCDPALLVADEPTTALDVTVQAQIMDLLKELQQETGTSIIFITHDLGVIADIADDVLVMYGGRCVERGTKKEVLRAPQHPYTWGLLGSMPTLEGPVDVPLSPIPGTPPSLLNPPTGCRFHPRCSFTEQVGGNRCSTEQPPLDLVSGRGAACHLTPEQRTEFFSDFAGIRPN, encoded by the coding sequence ATGGTCAAGGCCGTCGACGGACTGTCCTTCGACGTCGAGCGCGGAAAGACCCTCGGCATCGTCGGCGAGTCCGGCTCCGGCAAGTCCGTGACCAACCTGGCCATCCTCGGCCTGCATCACCCCGAACACACCGAGATCGAGGGCGAGATCCTGCTCGACGGGCAGGACCTCCTGGCCGCGTCGGAACGGGAACTGGAACAGCTTCGCGGCAACAAGATGGCCATGGTCTTCCAGGACGCGCTGGCCTCTCTCTCGCCGTACCACACCGTCGGCAAGCAGATCGGTGAGACGTACCGCAAGCACACCGGGGCCTCCAAGCGGGAGTCCCGGGCACGGGCCGTGGAGATGCTCACCAAGGTGGGCATCCCGCAGCCCGATCTGCGGGTGGACGACTATCCGCACCAGTTCTCCGGCGGTATGCGCCAGCGCGCGATGATCGCCATGGCGCTGGTCTGCGATCCCGCACTGCTGGTCGCCGACGAGCCGACGACGGCGCTGGACGTCACCGTGCAGGCCCAGATCATGGACCTGCTCAAGGAACTCCAGCAGGAGACCGGCACCTCGATCATCTTCATCACCCACGACCTCGGCGTCATCGCCGACATCGCGGACGATGTGCTGGTGATGTACGGCGGGCGCTGTGTGGAGCGCGGTACGAAGAAGGAGGTGCTGCGGGCGCCCCAGCACCCGTACACCTGGGGTCTGCTGGGTTCCATGCCCACGCTCGAAGGTCCGGTGGACGTGCCCCTGTCGCCGATCCCTGGGACACCGCCGAGCCTTCTCAACCCGCCGACCGGCTGCCGCTTCCACCCGCGGTGCTCGTTCACCGAGCAGGTCGGCGGCAACCGCTGCTCGACCGAGCAGCCTCCGCTGGACCTGGTGTCCGGACGCGGGGCCGCCTGCCACCTGACACCGGAGCAGCGCACCGAGTTCTTCTCCGACTTCGCCGGCATCCGGCCCAACTGA
- a CDS encoding ABC transporter ATP-binding protein translates to MSSTDPLLDVSGLTKHFPIKGGFPIRRTVGAVQAVDGLDFTVAEGESLGLVGESGCGKSTTGRLITRLLEPTAGRISYRGQDISHASRKELAPIRSEIQMIFQDPYASLNPRQTVGKIVAAPMEINGINPAGGRESRVRELLETVGLNPEHYNRFPHEFSGGQRQRIGVARALALEPKLIVADEPVSALDVSIQAQVVNLLQKLQKELGIAFLFIAHDLAIVRHFSQRVAVMYLGRIVEIADREDLYGNPRHPYTKALLSAVPEATADDVPARERIRLTGDVPSPVNPPSGCRFRTRCWKATDKCASETPPLVQVGGSRDGHLTACHYPEDSQSLATVPQARKQAPAATLDK, encoded by the coding sequence ATGAGCAGCACCGATCCCCTCCTGGACGTCTCCGGACTCACCAAGCACTTCCCGATCAAGGGTGGCTTCCCGATCCGGCGGACGGTCGGCGCGGTCCAGGCCGTGGACGGGCTCGACTTCACGGTCGCCGAAGGCGAGAGCCTCGGCCTCGTCGGTGAGTCCGGCTGCGGCAAGTCGACGACCGGCCGGCTGATCACCCGACTCCTGGAGCCGACCGCCGGCCGGATCTCCTACCGCGGGCAGGACATCAGCCATGCCTCGCGCAAGGAGCTGGCGCCGATCCGCTCCGAGATCCAGATGATCTTCCAGGACCCGTACGCGTCGCTGAACCCGCGGCAGACGGTCGGCAAGATCGTTGCCGCGCCCATGGAGATCAACGGCATCAACCCGGCGGGCGGCCGGGAATCGAGGGTGCGGGAGCTGCTGGAGACCGTCGGGCTCAATCCGGAGCACTACAACCGCTTCCCGCACGAGTTCTCCGGCGGTCAGCGCCAGCGCATCGGGGTAGCCCGCGCGCTCGCCCTGGAGCCGAAGCTCATCGTGGCCGACGAGCCCGTCTCCGCGCTGGACGTGTCGATCCAGGCCCAGGTGGTGAACCTGCTGCAGAAGCTCCAGAAGGAGCTGGGCATCGCGTTCCTGTTCATCGCCCACGACCTGGCCATCGTGCGGCACTTCTCCCAGCGCGTGGCCGTCATGTACCTCGGCCGGATCGTGGAGATCGCCGACCGCGAGGACCTGTACGGCAATCCGCGTCACCCGTACACCAAGGCGCTGCTCTCCGCCGTGCCCGAGGCCACCGCGGATGACGTGCCGGCCCGTGAGCGCATCCGTCTGACCGGCGACGTCCCCTCCCCCGTCAACCCGCCCTCGGGCTGCCGCTTCCGCACCCGCTGCTGGAAGGCGACGGACAAGTGCGCGAGCGAGACGCCGCCACTGGTCCAGGTGGGCGGCAGCCGCGACGGCCACCTGACGGCTTGCCACTACCCGGAGGACTCGCAGTCCCTCGCCACCGTCCCGCAGGCACGGAAGCAGGCCCCGGCGGCGACGCTCGACAAGTAG
- a CDS encoding SigE family RNA polymerase sigma factor, which yields MTADFEDSEAFDAFYAATAKRLVATVYAVTGDLGEAEDAVQEAYVRAWQQWDKVSRAGDPLPWVRTVAVRLAISTWRRTRGRLRAYFRHGVPADVPGLSEDRVALVGALGELSTDQRRAVVLHHMLGLPVEEVARETGASSGAVRTRLHRARRILGERLADTSVVTEGKGRVHHG from the coding sequence ATGACGGCAGATTTCGAGGATTCCGAGGCGTTCGACGCGTTCTATGCGGCGACCGCCAAACGCCTGGTCGCCACGGTGTACGCGGTGACGGGCGACCTGGGTGAGGCAGAGGACGCCGTTCAGGAAGCGTATGTGCGGGCGTGGCAGCAGTGGGACAAGGTGTCCCGGGCCGGTGACCCGCTGCCGTGGGTACGGACGGTGGCGGTGCGGCTGGCGATCAGTACGTGGCGCAGGACGCGCGGCCGGCTACGGGCGTACTTCCGGCATGGGGTGCCCGCCGATGTGCCGGGTCTGTCCGAGGACCGGGTGGCCCTGGTCGGTGCACTGGGGGAGTTGAGCACGGATCAGCGCCGGGCGGTGGTCCTGCACCACATGCTCGGCCTGCCCGTGGAGGAAGTGGCCCGGGAGACGGGAGCGTCGAGCGGTGCGGTGCGGACCCGGCTCCACCGGGCCCGCAGGATCCTCGGCGAGCGGCTCGCCGACACGTCGGTCGTTACGGAGGGGAAGGGGAGGGTGCACCATGGCTGA
- a CDS encoding ABC transporter ATP-binding protein translates to MADIKKEPVDATPNVSDVETVDPATEAEAVAAIDAPVSQGEPILQVRNLVKHFPLTQGILFKKQVGAVKAVDGISFDLYAGETLGIVGESGCGKSTVAKLLMTLEQATAGEVFYKGQDITKLSGRALKAVRRNIQMVFQDPYTSLNPRMTVGDIIGEPYDIHPEVAPKGDRRRKVQELLDVVGLNPEYINRYPHQFSGGQRQRIGIARGLALNPEIIICDEPVSALDVSVQAQVINLMGKLQDEFNLSYLFIAHDLSIVRHISDRVGVMYLGKMAEIGTDTEIYDHPTHPYTQALLSAVPVPDPEAREGRERIILSGDVPSPANPPSGCRFRTRCWKAEAKCAEEMPLLAIPERFKTSKTPAAHESACHFAEEKDVVGAA, encoded by the coding sequence ATGGCTGACATCAAGAAGGAGCCCGTGGACGCCACCCCGAACGTCTCCGATGTGGAGACGGTCGACCCGGCCACCGAGGCGGAGGCCGTAGCCGCCATCGATGCGCCGGTGTCGCAGGGGGAGCCGATCCTCCAGGTCCGCAACCTGGTCAAGCACTTCCCGCTGACCCAGGGCATCCTGTTCAAGAAGCAGGTCGGCGCGGTCAAGGCCGTGGACGGGATCTCGTTCGATCTCTACGCGGGCGAGACGCTCGGCATCGTGGGCGAGTCCGGCTGTGGCAAGTCCACCGTCGCCAAGCTCCTGATGACGCTGGAGCAGGCCACCGCGGGCGAGGTCTTCTACAAGGGCCAGGACATCACCAAGCTGTCCGGCCGCGCGCTGAAGGCCGTACGCCGCAACATCCAGATGGTGTTCCAGGACCCGTACACCTCGCTGAACCCGCGTATGACGGTCGGCGACATCATCGGCGAGCCCTACGACATCCACCCCGAGGTGGCCCCGAAGGGCGACCGGCGCCGCAAGGTGCAGGAGCTCCTCGACGTCGTGGGTCTCAACCCGGAGTACATCAACCGGTACCCGCACCAGTTCTCCGGCGGTCAGCGCCAGCGCATCGGCATCGCCCGCGGCCTCGCGCTCAACCCGGAGATCATCATCTGCGACGAGCCGGTCTCCGCGCTCGACGTGTCGGTGCAGGCACAGGTCATCAACCTGATGGGGAAGCTCCAGGACGAGTTCAACCTCTCCTACCTCTTCATCGCGCACGACCTCTCGATCGTCCGGCACATCTCGGACCGGGTCGGCGTCATGTACCTCGGCAAGATGGCCGAGATCGGTACGGACACGGAGATCTACGACCACCCGACGCACCCCTACACCCAGGCGCTGCTGTCGGCGGTCCCCGTTCCGGACCCGGAGGCCCGTGAGGGCCGCGAGCGGATCATCCTCTCCGGCGACGTCCCGTCCCCGGCCAACCCGCCGTCGGGCTGCCGCTTCCGCACCCGCTGCTGGAAGGCCGAGGCCAAGTGCGCCGAGGAGATGCCGCTGCTGGCGATCCCCGAGCGCTTCAAGACCTCGAAGACGCCGGCCGCCCACGAGTCGGCGTGCCACTTCGCGGAGGAGAAGGACGTGGTGGGCGCCGCCTGA